The Desulfarculaceae bacterium genome window below encodes:
- the carA gene encoding glutamine-hydrolyzing carbamoyl-phosphate synthase small subunit: protein MSVAKDALLVLEDGTAFPCRAFAGSGEVAAEVCFNTAMTGYQEAITDPSYKGQMLAMTYPLIGNYGTNPEDVESRAVQVSAFLVKEYQEFPSNFRSTSSLREYLEAAGVMGVEGLDTRALTRHLRIQGAMKGVLSTEDLDPASLKAKASASPGLVGIDLVKEVTCPTAYRWIGGKVERELDLSGEIDPEALWAGGEGESRVVCLDCGIKYNILRRLENRGNKLLVVPAKTPAETILACSPDGIFLSNGPGDPAAVTYVVETVKELMGRSPIFGICLGHQMIGQALGGKTFKLKFGHRGANQPVMDLATEKVEITSQNHGFCVDSDTIDDPQVVMTHLNLNDRTLEGLRHKEVPLFCVQYHPEAAPGPHDADYLFDRFQEMMRTKQPLA from the coding sequence GTGTCAGTAGCCAAAGACGCCCTCTTAGTATTGGAAGACGGCACCGCCTTCCCCTGCCGCGCCTTTGCCGGCTCCGGCGAGGTGGCGGCCGAGGTCTGCTTCAACACGGCCATGACCGGCTACCAGGAGGCCATCACCGACCCCTCCTACAAGGGTCAGATGCTGGCCATGACCTATCCCCTGATCGGCAACTACGGCACCAACCCCGAGGACGTGGAAAGCCGCGCCGTGCAGGTCAGCGCCTTTTTGGTCAAGGAATACCAGGAGTTCCCCTCCAACTTTCGCTCCACCTCGAGCCTCAGGGAATACCTGGAGGCCGCCGGGGTCATGGGCGTCGAGGGCCTGGACACCCGGGCGCTCACCCGCCATCTGCGCATCCAGGGAGCCATGAAGGGCGTGCTAAGCACCGAGGACCTGGACCCGGCCAGCCTTAAGGCCAAGGCCTCGGCCAGCCCGGGCCTGGTGGGCATAGACCTGGTCAAGGAAGTCACCTGCCCCACGGCCTACCGCTGGATCGGCGGCAAGGTGGAGCGCGAGCTGGACCTGAGCGGCGAGATCGACCCCGAGGCCCTGTGGGCCGGAGGCGAGGGCGAGTCCCGCGTGGTGTGCCTGGACTGCGGCATCAAGTACAACATCCTCAGGCGCCTGGAAAACCGGGGCAACAAGCTGTTGGTGGTGCCGGCCAAGACCCCGGCCGAGACCATCCTGGCCTGCTCGCCCGACGGCATCTTCCTGAGCAACGGCCCCGGCGACCCGGCCGCGGTGACCTACGTGGTTGAGACGGTCAAGGAGCTCATGGGCCGCTCGCCCATCTTCGGCATCTGCCTGGGCCACCAGATGATCGGCCAGGCCCTGGGCGGCAAGACTTTCAAGCTCAAGTTCGGCCACCGGGGAGCCAACCAGCCGGTGATGGACCTGGCCACGGAAAAGGTGGAGATCACCAGCCAGAACCACGGCTTCTGCGTGGACTCGGACACCATCGACGACCCGCAGGTGGTGATGACCCACCTGAACCTGAACGACCGCACCTTGGAAGGCCTCCGCCACAAAGAGGTGCCCTTGTTCTGCGTGCAGTATCACCCCGAGGCCGCGCCCGGGCCGCACGACGCGGATTACCTCTTCGACCGCTTCCAGGAAATGATGCGGACCAAACAGCCGCTGGCCTGA
- a CDS encoding DUF4405 domain-containing protein, translated as MSAAKSSLSLRGLTSLLSGAGLLVMGLSGLVAYFMPQGRIAYWTDWSFLGLTKTQWGDIHIISSILFLVAAGFHLWFNWKPFVNYLKGKAAQMAGRKRELIITLAALVLVVAAGIKPFPPLSWLIDLNGYLKGSWVTSPAHEPPFGHAEELRLSVFCKKVGLPAPAAMELLKAKGMQGVSLQARVLDIARANRVSPMELYVLLKPLEKPVAPAKPTGHLYNAQEVEERFAGTGIGNKTLAGVAQAAGQSPEAIKARLTKAGLKVAPGQTLKAAADANQLSTPLEMLKAMLVDGYQPRR; from the coding sequence ATGAGCGCCGCGAAATCCAGCTTGAGCCTCAGGGGGCTCACCTCGCTTCTGAGCGGGGCGGGCCTTTTGGTCATGGGCCTCAGCGGCTTGGTGGCCTACTTCATGCCCCAGGGGCGCATCGCCTATTGGACCGACTGGAGCTTCTTGGGCCTGACCAAGACCCAGTGGGGCGACATCCACATCATCAGCTCCATCCTGTTCCTGGTGGCGGCGGGCTTCCACCTCTGGTTCAACTGGAAGCCTTTTGTCAATTACCTCAAGGGCAAGGCGGCCCAGATGGCCGGCCGCAAGCGCGAGCTGATCATCACCCTGGCCGCCCTGGTTCTGGTGGTGGCGGCGGGCATCAAGCCCTTCCCGCCCCTCAGTTGGCTCATCGACCTGAACGGCTATCTCAAGGGCTCCTGGGTTACCAGCCCGGCCCACGAGCCGCCCTTCGGCCATGCCGAGGAGCTTCGCCTCTCGGTGTTCTGCAAGAAGGTGGGCCTGCCCGCCCCGGCGGCAATGGAACTGCTCAAGGCCAAGGGCATGCAAGGCGTGTCGCTCCAGGCGCGGGTGCTCGACATCGCCCGGGCCAACCGCGTCTCTCCCATGGAGCTTTACGTGCTCCTCAAGCCCCTGGAAAAGCCGGTTGCCCCGGCCAAGCCCACGGGCCACCTGTACAACGCCCAGGAGGTGGAGGAGCGTTTCGCGGGCACGGGTATCGGCAACAAGACCCTGGCGGGCGTGGCCCAGGCCGCGGGCCAGAGCCCGGAGGCCATCAAGGCCCGTTTGACCAAGGCGGGGCTCAAGGTGGCCCCCGGCCAGACCCTCAAGGCGGCGGCCGACGCCAACCAACTGAGCACCCCCTTGGAGATGCTCAAGGCCATGCTGGTGGACGGCTACCAGCCTCGGCGATAA
- the carB gene encoding carbamoyl-phosphate synthase large subunit: MPKRTDLHKIMIIGSGPIIISQACEFDYSGTQAVKALKEEGMEVVLVNSNPATIMTDPEMADRTYVEPITPEMVIEVLRAERPDAILPTLGGQTGLNTALQVAETGILEELGIEMIAATPEVIKKAESRELFREAMENIDLRVPTSDICHTMDQVLKSAQRIGYPVVVRPAFTLGGTGGGVAYNRDDLERIAAHGLSASLTHEVMIEESVLGWKEFELEVMRDRKDNVVIICSIENLDPMGIHTGDSITVAPAQTLTDREYQVMRDASIAIMREIGVETGGSNVQFAINPANGELVVIEMNPRVSRSSALASKATGFPIAKMAAKLAIGYTLDELPNDITQETMASFEPTIDYCVVKVPRWAFEKFPGAEDVLTTSMKSVGETMAIGRTFKEALQKGLRGLEIGRAGLLGDGKDPSPEAPEMSPERLRSLITTPNSQRIFWVAQGLKSGMSVEDIHKLTTIDPWFLFNIEQIVKFSGELEQHRPWGQLQNNALGQLETGQMRRAKEMGFSDRQIAHAAGSDEDSVRARRKELGIEHTYKLVDTCAAEFEAYTPYFYSTYETEDECRAEDKRKVMILGGGPNRIGQGIEFDYCCVHASFALKEMGIESIMVNSNPETVSTDYDTSDKLYFEPLTKEDVLNIIDSEKPEGLIVQFGGQTPLNLAVPLEKAGAPILGTPPDAIDRAEDRDRFCALLNLLDLRQPDNGTATSVEQALAVAQRIGYPVVVRPSYVLGGRAMEIVYDDESLERYMTTAVQASPDHPILVDKFLEDAVEVDVDAVGDHTGACVVAGIMEHIEQAGVHSGDSACVLPPHNLDPAMIEEIKEATYALAKELGVKGLMNVQYAVKDGLLYLLEVNPRASRTVPFVSKATGIPWAKVATKVMMGLSLSDQGITTEFFPEHYSVKEAVFPFVRFSGVDPWLGPEMRSTGEVMGIDRDLGLAYAKSQLGAGQRIPTKGTLFISVKDADKAAAAPIAATFHRLGFNLVATTGTHAFLTKQGIACEHVFKVSEARPHVVDDMINGKIDLVINTTEGKGPASDAYQIRRTALDRGLAYITTLAAAKATALAVEALLKNDTITVTPLQDYYGEA, from the coding sequence ATGCCCAAGCGCACCGACCTACACAAGATCATGATCATCGGCTCCGGGCCGATCATCATCTCCCAGGCCTGCGAGTTCGACTACTCGGGCACCCAGGCGGTCAAGGCCCTCAAGGAAGAGGGCATGGAGGTGGTGCTGGTCAACTCCAACCCGGCCACCATCATGACCGACCCGGAGATGGCCGACCGCACTTACGTGGAGCCCATCACCCCGGAGATGGTCATCGAGGTGCTCCGGGCCGAGCGGCCCGACGCCATCCTGCCAACCCTGGGCGGCCAGACCGGGCTCAACACCGCCTTGCAGGTGGCCGAGACCGGCATCCTGGAAGAGCTGGGCATCGAGATGATCGCCGCCACCCCGGAGGTGATCAAAAAGGCCGAGAGCCGCGAGCTGTTCCGCGAGGCCATGGAGAACATCGACCTCCGGGTGCCCACCAGCGACATCTGCCACACCATGGACCAGGTGCTCAAGTCCGCCCAGCGCATCGGCTATCCCGTGGTGGTGCGCCCCGCCTTCACCCTGGGCGGCACCGGCGGCGGCGTGGCCTACAACCGCGACGACCTGGAGCGCATCGCGGCCCACGGCCTTTCGGCCAGCCTGACCCACGAGGTAATGATCGAGGAGTCGGTGCTGGGCTGGAAGGAATTCGAGCTGGAGGTGATGCGCGACCGCAAGGACAACGTGGTCATCATCTGCTCCATCGAGAACCTGGACCCCATGGGCATCCACACCGGCGATTCCATCACCGTGGCCCCGGCCCAGACGCTGACCGACCGCGAGTACCAGGTGATGCGCGACGCCTCCATCGCCATCATGCGCGAGATCGGGGTGGAGACCGGCGGGTCCAACGTGCAGTTCGCCATCAACCCGGCCAACGGCGAGCTGGTGGTCATCGAGATGAACCCCCGGGTGAGCCGCTCCAGCGCCCTGGCCTCTAAGGCCACCGGCTTCCCCATTGCCAAGATGGCCGCCAAGCTGGCCATCGGCTACACCCTGGACGAGCTGCCCAACGACATCACCCAGGAGACCATGGCCTCCTTTGAGCCCACCATCGACTACTGCGTGGTCAAGGTGCCCCGCTGGGCCTTTGAGAAGTTCCCCGGCGCCGAGGACGTGCTCACCACCTCCATGAAGAGCGTGGGCGAGACCATGGCCATTGGCCGCACCTTCAAGGAGGCGCTGCAAAAGGGCTTGCGCGGCCTGGAGATCGGGCGGGCCGGCCTGTTAGGCGACGGCAAGGACCCCTCCCCCGAGGCCCCGGAGATGAGCCCAGAGCGCCTGCGCTCGCTCATCACCACCCCCAACAGCCAGCGCATTTTCTGGGTGGCCCAGGGCCTCAAGAGCGGCATGAGCGTCGAGGACATCCACAAGCTCACCACCATCGACCCCTGGTTCCTGTTCAACATCGAGCAGATCGTGAAGTTCTCCGGCGAGCTGGAGCAGCACCGCCCCTGGGGCCAGCTGCAGAACAACGCCCTGGGCCAGCTGGAGACCGGGCAGATGCGCCGGGCCAAGGAGATGGGCTTCAGTGACCGCCAGATCGCCCATGCGGCGGGCAGCGACGAGGACTCGGTGCGCGCCCGGCGCAAGGAGCTGGGCATAGAGCACACCTACAAGCTGGTGGACACCTGCGCCGCCGAGTTCGAGGCCTACACGCCCTACTTCTACAGCACCTACGAGACCGAGGACGAGTGCCGGGCCGAGGACAAGCGCAAGGTGATGATCCTGGGCGGCGGGCCCAACCGCATCGGCCAGGGCATCGAGTTCGACTACTGCTGCGTGCACGCCTCCTTCGCCCTCAAGGAGATGGGCATCGAGTCCATCATGGTCAACTCCAACCCCGAGACGGTCTCCACGGACTACGACACCAGCGACAAGCTCTACTTCGAGCCCCTGACCAAAGAGGACGTGCTCAACATCATCGACTCCGAGAAACCCGAGGGGCTCATCGTGCAGTTCGGCGGGCAGACCCCGCTGAACCTGGCCGTGCCCCTGGAAAAGGCCGGGGCCCCCATCCTGGGCACCCCGCCGGATGCCATCGACCGGGCCGAGGACCGCGACCGCTTTTGCGCCCTGCTCAACCTTCTGGATTTGCGCCAGCCGGACAACGGCACCGCCACCAGCGTGGAGCAGGCCCTGGCCGTGGCCCAGCGCATCGGCTACCCCGTGGTGGTGCGCCCCTCCTATGTGTTGGGCGGCCGGGCCATGGAGATCGTCTACGACGACGAGTCGCTGGAGCGCTACATGACCACCGCGGTGCAGGCCAGCCCGGACCACCCCATCCTGGTGGACAAGTTCCTGGAGGATGCGGTGGAGGTGGACGTGGACGCGGTGGGCGACCACACCGGCGCCTGCGTGGTGGCCGGCATCATGGAGCACATCGAGCAGGCGGGCGTGCACTCGGGCGACAGCGCCTGCGTGCTGCCCCCGCACAACCTCGACCCGGCCATGATCGAGGAGATCAAAGAGGCCACCTACGCACTGGCCAAGGAGCTGGGGGTCAAGGGCCTGATGAACGTGCAGTACGCGGTCAAGGACGGCCTCTTGTACCTCTTGGAGGTCAACCCCCGGGCCAGCCGCACGGTGCCTTTCGTGTCCAAGGCCACGGGCATCCCCTGGGCCAAGGTGGCCACCAAGGTCATGATGGGCCTTAGCCTGTCCGACCAGGGCATCACCACCGAATTCTTCCCGGAGCACTACTCGGTCAAGGAGGCGGTGTTCCCCTTTGTGCGCTTCTCCGGCGTGGACCCCTGGCTGGGGCCGGAGATGCGCTCCACCGGAGAGGTGATGGGCATCGACCGCGACCTGGGCCTGGCCTATGCCAAGAGCCAGCTGGGCGCGGGCCAGCGCATCCCCACCAAGGGCACCCTGTTTATCAGCGTGAAGGACGCCGACAAGGCGGCGGCCGCGCCCATCGCGGCCACTTTCCACCGCCTGGGCTTCAACCTGGTGGCCACCACCGGCACCCACGCCTTTTTGACCAAGCAGGGCATAGCCTGCGAGCACGTGTTCAAGGTCTCCGAGGCGCGGCCCCATGTGGTGGACGACATGATCAACGGCAAGATCGATCTGGTGATCAACACCACCGAGGGCAAGGGCCCGGCGTCGGACGCCTACCAGATCCGGCGCACCGCCCTGGACCGGGGCCTGGCCTACATCACCACCTTGGCCGCGGCCAAGGCCACCGCCCTGGCGGTGGAGGCACTTTTAAAGAACGACACCATAACCGTGACCCCGCTGCAGGACTACTACGGCGAGGCCTAG
- a CDS encoding amidophosphoribosyltransferase, which translates to MNQPCDDHPKEYCGVFGVFGHPEAARLTYYGLYALQHRGQESAGIVTSDGKRFRQKRAMGLVPDIFSERDLKGLTGHIANGHVRYSTTGSSVLGNAQPFIIDYAGHSLCVGHNGNLVNAHQLRRHLEREGSIFQTSMDSEVVMHLLARNIHLGFEEGLVAALCQLQGAYTFLFMTEDTLVAARDPQGFRPLCIGALGDAYVVASETCALDLIDARFIREVEAGEVVFIDKNGLRSIKPFSRQRHAHCIFEFVYFARPDSRIFGQTVYDVRKRQGAQLAKEFPHPDADLVMPFPDSGNYAALGYASASGLPFEMGMIRNHYVGRTFIQPSQDMRDFGVRVKLNPVRSLIKGKKVVIVEDSIIRGTTTMARVENIRAAGAAEVHMVVSCPPTSFPCHYGIDFSTKGELIASNHKVEEIQNMLGLDSLGYLSIEGLLTATTATRKGFCLACYDGCYPVAFEEGGGKFCMEH; encoded by the coding sequence ATGAACCAGCCGTGCGATGACCACCCCAAAGAGTACTGCGGGGTCTTCGGTGTCTTCGGACATCCCGAGGCCGCCCGTCTGACCTATTACGGCCTCTACGCCTTGCAACACCGGGGCCAGGAGTCCGCCGGCATCGTCACCAGCGACGGCAAGCGCTTCCGTCAGAAGCGGGCCATGGGCCTGGTGCCCGACATCTTCTCCGAGCGGGACTTGAAGGGCCTTACCGGGCACATCGCCAACGGCCACGTGCGCTACTCCACCACCGGCTCCTCGGTGCTGGGCAACGCTCAGCCCTTTATCATCGACTACGCGGGGCACAGCCTCTGCGTGGGCCACAACGGAAACCTGGTCAACGCCCACCAGCTGCGGCGTCACCTGGAGCGGGAAGGCAGCATCTTCCAGACCTCCATGGACTCCGAGGTGGTGATGCATCTGCTGGCCCGCAACATCCACCTGGGCTTCGAGGAAGGCCTGGTCGCCGCCCTTTGTCAGCTCCAGGGGGCCTACACCTTCCTGTTCATGACCGAGGACACCCTGGTGGCCGCCCGCGACCCGCAGGGATTCAGACCCCTGTGCATCGGCGCCCTGGGCGATGCCTACGTGGTGGCCAGCGAGACCTGCGCCCTGGACCTCATCGACGCCCGCTTCATCCGCGAGGTGGAGGCCGGCGAGGTGGTGTTCATCGACAAGAACGGCCTGCGCTCCATCAAGCCCTTCTCCCGCCAGCGCCACGCCCATTGCATCTTCGAGTTCGTGTACTTCGCCCGGCCCGACAGCCGCATCTTCGGCCAGACGGTCTACGACGTGCGCAAGCGCCAGGGGGCCCAGCTGGCCAAGGAGTTCCCCCACCCGGACGCGGACCTGGTCATGCCCTTCCCGGACAGCGGCAACTACGCCGCCCTGGGCTACGCCTCGGCCAGCGGCCTGCCCTTTGAGATGGGCATGATAAGAAACCACTACGTGGGGCGCACCTTCATCCAGCCCAGCCAGGACATGCGCGACTTCGGGGTGCGCGTCAAGCTCAACCCGGTGCGCTCGCTGATCAAGGGCAAGAAGGTGGTGATCGTGGAGGACTCCATCATCCGGGGCACCACCACCATGGCCCGCGTGGAGAACATCCGGGCGGCCGGGGCGGCCGAGGTGCACATGGTGGTCTCCTGCCCGCCCACCAGCTTCCCCTGCCACTACGGCATCGACTTCTCCACCAAGGGCGAGCTGATCGCCTCCAACCACAAGGTGGAGGAGATCCAGAACATGCTGGGCCTGGACTCCCTGGGCTATCTGTCCATCGAGGGCCTCTTGACCGCCACCACCGCCACCCGCAAGGGCTTCTGCCTGGCTTGCTACGACGGCTGCTACCCGGTTGCCTTTGAAGAGGGCGGCGGCAAGTTCTGCATGGAGCACTGA
- a CDS encoding KpsF/GutQ family sugar-phosphate isomerase has product MSDILKKAREVLAIEAEGIERLKKRLDTSFEQTVQLILDSPGKVITTGIGKSGIVARKIQATLSSTGTTALFLHPVEALHGDLGVVMKGDVVLALSHSGKTHELVSLVPQLRRHGAKVVAFTGGLDSPLAEASDLVVDCGVEREACPLGLAPTASTTAALAMGDALAVVLIEKRAFKVEDFRLHHPGGNLGQRLSLKVNEIMTKGEAVPTVRPSTPINEAVKVIDQGDLGTVLITSRGMLKGIFTDGDVRRAVSNGVELGERPVSSLMSPAPLTVSPEAQAAEALHLMEDKQITALAVVSPKGRVLGLVHLHDLLGRGAVSLNGMLPSPRE; this is encoded by the coding sequence TTGAGCGACATCCTTAAAAAGGCCCGCGAGGTCCTGGCCATCGAGGCCGAGGGCATCGAGCGGCTCAAAAAACGCCTCGACACCAGCTTCGAGCAGACGGTGCAACTGATCCTGGACTCCCCGGGCAAGGTGATCACCACCGGCATCGGCAAGAGCGGCATCGTGGCCCGTAAAATTCAGGCCACCCTGTCCTCCACCGGCACCACCGCCCTGTTCCTGCACCCCGTGGAGGCGCTGCACGGCGACCTGGGGGTGGTGATGAAGGGCGACGTGGTCCTGGCGCTGAGCCACAGCGGCAAGACCCACGAGCTGGTGAGCCTGGTGCCCCAGCTTCGGCGTCACGGGGCCAAGGTGGTGGCCTTCACCGGCGGGCTGGACTCGCCCCTGGCCGAGGCCTCGGATCTGGTGGTGGACTGCGGGGTGGAGCGCGAAGCCTGCCCCCTGGGCCTGGCCCCCACCGCCTCCACCACCGCCGCCCTGGCCATGGGCGACGCCCTAGCCGTGGTGCTCATCGAAAAACGCGCCTTCAAGGTGGAGGACTTCCGTTTGCACCACCCGGGCGGCAACCTGGGCCAGCGCCTGTCCCTCAAGGTCAACGAGATCATGACCAAGGGCGAGGCGGTGCCCACGGTGCGGCCCTCCACCCCCATCAACGAGGCGGTGAAGGTAATCGATCAGGGCGACCTGGGCACGGTCTTGATCACCAGCCGGGGGATGCTGAAAGGCATCTTCACCGACGGCGACGTGCGCCGGGCGGTGTCCAACGGGGTGGAGCTGGGCGAGAGGCCGGTGAGCAGCCTGATGAGCCCGGCCCCGCTGACCGTGAGCCCCGAGGCCCAGGCGGCCGAGGCCTTGCACCTGATGGAAGACAAGCAGATCACCGCCCTGGCCGTGGTCAGCCCCAAGGGCCGGGTCCTGGGCCTGGTGCACTTGCACGACCTGTTGGGCCGGGGCGCGGTGAGCCTCAACGGCATGTTGCCCTCTCCCCGGGAGTAG
- a CDS encoding cytochrome c biogenesis protein ResB encodes MSADQPRKPFLERVWDFFASVKLSFFLLLLLAVTSIAGTLIPQKEPAAVYVRAFGEAGWRLFQALGLDDMYHAPWFVFLLAMLAANLVICSINRLSLTLRILGKDPADEAAAMRKPKQSITLPGDPGANLPKVKQVLQSLVGKVSSAQDQERTTLFAQRGGWSRFGVYLVHASVLVIMAGALVGNFWGYAGMVNIVEGQSVRAITLDNGQPKELGFTLHLDKFTMSFYDNGMPSEYRSEVTFIDQGKVVKKASLIVNDPAEYKGIDFYQASYGTSIKEVEAEFTDEQGQTHRVKLYNQQWSEMPGGGRAGIMAYRDKVDMGKMYTGPIARVLYQKGRSEPQQLTAFRAGAKIPMKAGPVSFGLIKAVTAPYSGLQVKYDPGVWFIWIGCGLMVVGFFIAFYFSHRKVWLRLSPTGQGRTRVELAAATNKNRPGLARLTARLAERLRAGQKTGE; translated from the coding sequence GTGAGCGCAGACCAGCCCCGTAAACCATTTTTGGAACGCGTTTGGGACTTCTTCGCCTCGGTGAAGCTGTCCTTTTTCTTGCTGCTTTTGTTGGCGGTCACCTCCATCGCGGGAACCCTGATCCCCCAGAAGGAGCCGGCTGCGGTTTACGTGCGCGCCTTTGGCGAGGCGGGGTGGCGTTTGTTCCAGGCCCTGGGCCTGGATGACATGTATCACGCCCCCTGGTTTGTGTTCCTTTTGGCCATGCTGGCCGCCAACCTGGTGATCTGCTCCATCAACCGCCTTTCTCTGACCCTGCGCATCCTGGGCAAGGACCCGGCCGACGAGGCCGCGGCCATGCGCAAGCCCAAACAGAGCATCACCCTGCCCGGCGACCCGGGCGCCAACCTGCCCAAGGTCAAACAAGTCCTGCAAAGCCTGGTGGGCAAGGTCTCCAGCGCCCAGGACCAGGAGCGCACCACTCTCTTCGCCCAGCGGGGCGGCTGGAGCCGCTTCGGGGTCTACCTGGTGCACGCCAGCGTGCTGGTGATCATGGCCGGGGCCCTGGTGGGCAACTTCTGGGGCTACGCGGGCATGGTCAACATCGTGGAAGGCCAGAGCGTCCGGGCCATCACCCTGGACAACGGCCAGCCCAAGGAGCTGGGTTTCACCCTGCACTTGGACAAGTTCACCATGTCCTTCTACGACAACGGCATGCCCAGCGAGTACCGCTCAGAGGTCACCTTCATCGACCAGGGCAAGGTGGTCAAAAAGGCCAGCCTGATCGTCAACGACCCGGCCGAGTACAAGGGCATCGACTTCTACCAGGCCTCCTACGGCACCTCCATCAAGGAGGTGGAAGCCGAGTTCACCGACGAGCAGGGCCAGACCCACCGCGTAAAGCTGTACAACCAGCAGTGGAGCGAAATGCCCGGCGGCGGCCGCGCGGGTATCATGGCCTACCGCGACAAGGTGGACATGGGCAAGATGTACACCGGCCCCATCGCCCGCGTGCTGTACCAGAAGGGCCGGAGCGAGCCCCAGCAGCTCACCGCCTTCCGGGCCGGGGCCAAGATTCCCATGAAGGCCGGCCCGGTCAGCTTCGGGCTGATCAAGGCGGTCACCGCGCCCTACAGCGGTCTGCAAGTCAAGTACGACCCCGGGGTGTGGTTCATCTGGATCGGCTGCGGCTTGATGGTGGTCGGCTTCTTCATCGCCTTCTACTTCAGCCACCGCAAGGTGTGGCTGCGCCTGAGCCCCACCGGCCAGGGCCGCACCCGGGTGGAGCTGGCCGCGGCCACCAACAAGAACCGCCCCGGCCTGGCGCGGCTCACCGCCCGCCTGGCCGAGCGCCTGCGGGCCGGACAAAAGACGGGGGAGTGA
- the ccsB gene encoding c-type cytochrome biogenesis protein CcsB: MEALSNQIIVAVTFALLGTSVLYLCAWAFKSKVFGWAASGLNWVAFAALTAAIVMRWVASHQMGIGHAPFSNLFESLVFFAWTIAVIYLIIELATWIRTIGAFAMPLAFLALLYALTLDPAIKPLLPALKSNWLIAHVITCFLGYAGFGVSAALGAMYLVTGQAKDPASPRALLLDNLIYQTVVVGFILLTAGIVTGSIWANSAWGTYWSWDPKETWSLITWLVYASLLHSRFMRGWQGKRIAMFSLIGFACVLFTYFGVNLLLSGLHSYATGK; encoded by the coding sequence ATGGAAGCCTTAAGCAACCAGATCATCGTGGCGGTCACTTTCGCCCTATTGGGCACCTCGGTGCTCTATTTGTGCGCCTGGGCCTTCAAGTCCAAGGTCTTTGGCTGGGCCGCCTCGGGCCTCAACTGGGTGGCCTTCGCGGCCTTGACCGCGGCCATCGTCATGCGCTGGGTGGCCAGCCACCAGATGGGCATCGGCCACGCGCCCTTCTCCAACCTGTTCGAGTCTCTGGTGTTCTTCGCCTGGACCATCGCGGTGATCTATTTGATCATCGAGCTGGCCACCTGGATCCGCACCATCGGGGCCTTTGCCATGCCCCTGGCCTTCTTGGCCCTGCTCTACGCCCTCACCCTGGACCCGGCCATCAAGCCGCTGTTGCCCGCCCTCAAGTCCAACTGGCTGATCGCCCACGTGATCACCTGCTTCCTAGGCTACGCCGGCTTCGGGGTCTCGGCCGCCCTGGGGGCCATGTACCTGGTCACCGGCCAGGCCAAGGACCCGGCTTCGCCCCGGGCGCTGCTCTTGGACAACCTCATCTACCAGACCGTGGTGGTGGGCTTCATCCTCTTGACCGCGGGCATCGTCACCGGCAGCATCTGGGCCAACAGCGCCTGGGGCACCTACTGGTCCTGGGACCCCAAGGAGACCTGGTCGCTGATCACCTGGCTGGTCTACGCCTCGCTGCTGCACAGCCGCTTCATGCGGGGCTGGCAGGGCAAGCGCATCGCGATGTTCTCCCTGATCGGCTTCGCCTGCGTGCTGTTCACCTACTTCGGGGTTAACTTGTTGTTGAGCGGGCTGCACTCTTACGCCACCGGCAAATAA
- a CDS encoding MBL fold metallo-hydrolase, protein MKVIQMLVGQMAVFAYLVGCEKTGEAIVIDPAGNEEDIVKRAEDEGLKIVKIVNTHAHPDHTCGNAKLKALTGAPIIIHEDDAEAMVSPHSLDFARMLGCSDIPRADQTVKDGDVITAGEEVKLKVLSTPGHSDGGVCLYTPGHVFTGDTLFVGGVGRTDLPGGSFPKMLSSIKNQVLSLPDDTIVWPGHHYGPSPRSTVKQERETNEFLR, encoded by the coding sequence ATGAAAGTTATCCAGATGCTGGTGGGTCAGATGGCGGTGTTCGCCTATCTGGTGGGTTGCGAAAAGACCGGCGAGGCCATCGTGATCGACCCGGCGGGCAACGAGGAAGACATCGTCAAGCGGGCCGAGGACGAGGGGCTGAAGATCGTGAAGATCGTGAACACCCACGCCCACCCGGACCACACCTGCGGCAACGCCAAGCTCAAGGCCCTCACCGGCGCGCCCATAATCATCCACGAGGACGACGCCGAGGCCATGGTCAGCCCCCACTCCCTGGACTTCGCCCGCATGTTGGGCTGTAGCGATATCCCCCGCGCCGACCAGACGGTGAAAGACGGCGACGTCATCACCGCCGGCGAGGAGGTCAAGCTCAAGGTGCTCTCCACCCCCGGCCATAGCGACGGCGGGGTCTGCCTCTACACCCCGGGCCACGTCTTCACCGGCGACACCCTGTTCGTGGGCGGAGTGGGCCGCACCGACCTTCCCGGCGGCTCCTTCCCCAAGATGCTTTCATCCATAAAGAATCAGGTGCTCAGCCTGCCCGACGACACCATCGTCTGGCCGGGGCACCACTACGGGCCCTCCCCCCGCAGCACCGTGAAACAAGAACGGGAGACCAACGAGTTCCTGCGCTAG